A genomic segment from Sulfitobacter mediterraneus encodes:
- a CDS encoding anti-sigma factor family protein: MDEVLFQKLSAYIDGELSPQDAEQIKDLLENDPSVAEIYRSIVDADARAREELDRMLELPVPAHLIHAIEAAPPAPANISDAPSHLRVMIQIAASVAFLAVGVVIGQSLSKSGAAPGLETAATTVPPGWLRDIAEYHAVYETQTRHLVEVPASDVDHIEAWLGKTVEVSFETPDLTAVGLTFEGARLLVAAGKPVAQLVYTTESGDVVALCFLKTDKPDTESSKAQQIGGYHMVSWRSNGGAYVVVGPKARQDVIEQAAAQAISL; the protein is encoded by the coding sequence ATGGACGAAGTTCTTTTTCAGAAGCTCAGCGCCTATATTGACGGCGAGCTCTCACCCCAAGACGCCGAGCAGATTAAAGATCTTTTGGAAAATGATCCATCGGTGGCGGAAATCTATCGCAGCATCGTGGATGCAGACGCTCGGGCTCGGGAAGAGCTCGACCGGATGTTGGAGTTGCCAGTGCCGGCGCACTTGATCCATGCGATTGAAGCCGCACCCCCCGCACCTGCAAATATCTCGGACGCCCCAAGCCACCTTCGAGTGATGATCCAGATCGCAGCCAGTGTCGCGTTCTTGGCAGTCGGCGTGGTGATCGGCCAGAGTTTATCCAAAAGTGGTGCGGCTCCGGGTCTCGAAACTGCGGCCACAACGGTGCCGCCGGGCTGGCTTCGCGATATTGCCGAGTACCACGCGGTTTACGAAACCCAGACGCGTCATCTTGTGGAGGTGCCCGCATCAGACGTCGATCACATCGAAGCATGGTTGGGCAAAACCGTTGAAGTCTCGTTTGAAACACCGGATCTCACTGCCGTTGGCTTGACTTTCGAAGGTGCCAGGCTGTTGGTCGCCGCAGGAAAGCCAGTTGCCCAACTGGTTTACACAACTGAAAGTGGCGATGTTGTTGCTCTATGCTTTCTGAAAACAGACAAACCCGACACTGAATCAAGCAAAGCGCAGCAAATTGGCGGCTACCACATGGTCAGTTGGCGCAGCAACGGCGGTGCTTACGTTGTGGTCGGACCAAAGGCGCGGCAGGATGTGATCGAACAAGCGGCGGCCCAAGCGATTTCGTTGTAA
- a CDS encoding RNA polymerase sigma factor: MSADDFQLRQELIAMLPRLRRYALSLTGSLPDADDLVQDTCAKALRYSDQYHPHQDLDRWVFRIARNHWFSETRKRKVRLGAGQVDAVETGELYTTVNGENALAGRQLGHQIMQLPSELATVLLLVSVEGYSYKEAAAHLGWPIGTVMSRISRARQLLRERLTEKEPM, from the coding sequence TTGTCTGCCGATGATTTCCAATTGCGCCAAGAGTTAATCGCGATGCTGCCACGCTTGCGGCGCTATGCACTGTCATTGACCGGGTCCCTTCCGGATGCAGATGATTTGGTTCAGGATACCTGTGCCAAGGCGTTGCGCTATTCGGATCAATATCACCCCCACCAAGATCTGGACCGGTGGGTTTTCCGAATTGCCCGCAACCACTGGTTCAGCGAAACCCGCAAACGTAAGGTGCGACTGGGAGCAGGGCAGGTCGATGCAGTTGAAACCGGCGAGCTCTATACCACGGTCAATGGGGAAAATGCGCTGGCTGGACGGCAGTTGGGGCATCAAATCATGCAATTGCCATCCGAGCTTGCGACGGTTTTGCTACTCGTCTCTGTTGAGGGATATAGCTACAAAGAAGCCGCTGCACATCTGGGCTGGCCCATTGGCACAGTGATGAGCCGCATCAGTAGAGCGCGGCAACTCCTGCGTGAGCGGCTGACCGAGAAGGAGCCGATGTGA
- a CDS encoding ATP-dependent Clp protease proteolytic subunit produces the protein MNENEPVTGDHPKNDKPSPRVEQLLFQSRNVVVSGQVNDKLAKETVTHLLALAEESDDPINLFVSSPGGHVESGDMVHDMIKFIRPKVRTIASGWASSAGALIFVGAKLENRYCLPNTRFLLHQPSGGIGGQASDMMIQAEQIKIMRERFDHLFAAATGQTPEKIAEDTKRDFWLTSKEAVDYGLVGKIIRSADDLD, from the coding sequence GTGAACGAAAACGAACCCGTCACAGGTGACCATCCAAAAAACGACAAACCGTCCCCTCGCGTAGAACAGCTTCTGTTTCAAAGCCGGAATGTGGTTGTCTCCGGTCAGGTAAATGACAAGCTGGCCAAAGAAACCGTAACGCATCTATTGGCACTTGCAGAAGAAAGCGATGACCCGATCAATCTGTTTGTTTCTTCCCCTGGCGGACACGTTGAATCAGGCGATATGGTTCACGACATGATCAAATTTATTCGCCCGAAGGTCCGCACCATTGCGTCCGGCTGGGCGTCGAGTGCCGGTGCCTTGATTTTTGTCGGTGCCAAATTGGAAAATCGCTATTGCCTGCCCAACACCAGGTTCTTGCTGCACCAACCCTCTGGTGGCATAGGTGGGCAAGCATCGGATATGATGATCCAAGCCGAGCAGATTAAGATCATGCGTGAGCGGTTTGATCATCTTTTTGCTGCGGCGACCGGGCAAACACCGGAGAAGATAGCAGAAGATACCAAGCGAGATTTCTGGCTCACTTCGAAAGAAGCAGTTGACTATGGGTTGGTCGGAAAGATTATTCGATCTGCTGATGATCTCGACTAA
- a CDS encoding FMN-binding negative transcriptional regulator translates to MFQPPVFREDDIEVMHAMIRENPFASLLSLQNGEMVCDHIPMMIHAEESDQGTLRGHIARANPMRRLVDHDARALVVFTGLHAYVTPSWYPSKDMHDKVVPTWNYISVHARGKIDLIHDEAWILSHLNALTDLHEEGREKPWTVSDAPSEFIHRQLRGITGIEIKIESLQGTWKVSQNKETADNAGVAEGLRCEHAQAARDMAAIVETRRR, encoded by the coding sequence ATGTTTCAGCCGCCCGTTTTCCGCGAAGATGACATTGAGGTCATGCACGCCATGATCCGAGAAAACCCCTTTGCCAGCCTGCTGTCACTGCAGAACGGAGAGATGGTATGCGACCATATTCCCATGATGATCCATGCGGAGGAGTCGGACCAAGGGACACTTCGTGGGCATATTGCCCGTGCCAATCCAATGCGCCGGCTTGTTGATCACGATGCGAGGGCCCTGGTCGTCTTTACCGGCTTGCACGCCTATGTGACGCCATCGTGGTATCCATCGAAAGACATGCATGACAAAGTTGTGCCAACTTGGAATTACATTTCTGTTCATGCGCGGGGCAAGATTGACCTGATACATGATGAAGCGTGGATTTTATCCCATCTGAATGCATTGACGGATCTGCACGAGGAAGGGCGGGAAAAACCGTGGACGGTTTCCGATGCACCTAGTGAGTTCATCCATAGGCAGTTGCGCGGCATCACGGGCATCGAAATCAAGATTGAAAGCCTGCAAGGCACCTGGAAAGTCAGCCAAAATAAAGAGACCGCCGACAACGCAGGGGTGGCAGAGGGTCTGCGGTGCGAGCATGCGCAGGCCGCACGGGACATGGCAGCGATTGTCGAAACTCGTCGGCGTTAG
- a CDS encoding PLP-dependent aminotransferase family protein — protein sequence MFEQICSAIRQAIIDGDLVEGTKLAPSRSFAADLGVSRSTIVTVYDQLCAEGYITSVPRSGMLVCAISETQFKPRQEIQNRFEDEVQTLPQPLLGGQPDMELFPHRQWAKAVAKVCRTNPQAMLLGGGRFGNFELRKAIASHVLDWRGIEASPHQIIITAGSTDALGICIRTLAKAGDSIGLENPGYPPVRNFAKAMQLAPVDLKIGDQGAEVPLPGQTPRLSILTPSNQSPLGGVMSPRRRQEFVAWAKRHKAWIIEDDYDSEFRYAGHPIPALAGFDHLDRTIYVGSFAKIFSNLLRIGYLIVPAELIGKFRVSLERFGFSASYMPQQALAEFIQTGAFYHHLRKVRRIYKERRKYLIGRLSADLAEFGWFTDHQAGMQIAFHLRTSFQDTVVSEKAEKLGVTAQPLSSFGTDDASYNGLILGFCNYTEPEIDRAVATLRQVMLGQY from the coding sequence ATGTTTGAACAGATTTGTTCGGCCATCCGGCAGGCGATCATAGATGGCGACCTGGTTGAGGGGACCAAGCTCGCGCCGTCCCGGTCGTTTGCAGCGGACTTGGGCGTTTCGCGGTCCACGATCGTGACGGTGTACGACCAATTGTGTGCGGAGGGGTATATCACAAGCGTGCCTCGCTCCGGGATGCTGGTGTGCGCCATATCCGAAACCCAATTCAAACCGCGGCAGGAAATCCAGAACAGATTTGAGGATGAGGTACAGACCCTGCCGCAACCCCTTTTAGGCGGGCAGCCGGATATGGAGTTGTTTCCCCATCGGCAGTGGGCCAAAGCTGTGGCCAAAGTCTGCCGGACAAATCCACAAGCGATGTTGCTTGGTGGCGGTCGGTTCGGGAATTTTGAGCTTCGAAAGGCAATTGCCAGTCATGTCTTGGACTGGCGCGGGATCGAGGCCTCTCCTCATCAGATCATAATCACTGCTGGCTCAACCGATGCACTTGGAATCTGTATTCGCACCCTGGCAAAAGCCGGGGACAGCATTGGGTTGGAAAATCCGGGCTACCCGCCGGTGCGCAATTTCGCCAAGGCCATGCAGCTGGCGCCTGTAGACCTGAAAATTGGGGATCAGGGAGCCGAGGTGCCGCTCCCCGGGCAAACCCCAAGGCTGTCGATCCTAACCCCGTCTAACCAATCCCCGCTTGGCGGCGTGATGTCGCCCCGACGGCGTCAGGAATTTGTGGCCTGGGCCAAAAGACATAAAGCGTGGATCATTGAAGACGATTATGACAGTGAGTTCCGCTATGCCGGTCATCCAATCCCAGCGCTGGCAGGCTTTGACCATCTTGATCGCACGATTTATGTCGGCAGTTTTGCAAAGATCTTTTCCAACCTACTCAGGATAGGTTACCTGATTGTTCCGGCTGAACTGATCGGGAAATTCCGGGTTTCGTTGGAGCGTTTTGGTTTCAGCGCCAGCTACATGCCGCAGCAGGCATTGGCCGAGTTTATTCAAACCGGAGCTTTCTATCACCATTTGCGCAAGGTTCGACGTATCTACAAAGAAAGGCGCAAATATCTGATTGGGAGATTGTCGGCTGATCTTGCTGAGTTTGGCTGGTTCACCGATCATCAAGCAGGGATGCAAATCGCCTTTCACCTCAGGACCAGCTTCCAAGACACAGTGGTGTCTGAAAAGGCAGAAAAGCTTGGCGTCACCGCGCAACCCTTGTCATCATTTGGAACCGATGACGCATCCTATAATGGGTTAATCCTGGGGTTTTGTAACTACACAGAACCGGAAATCGACCGGGCTGTGGCCACCTTAAGACAAGTCATGCTTGGGCAATATTAG
- a CDS encoding SRPBCC family protein: MELTIIRQINAPLDKVWNIVGPNYTSAGNWASSVYVSGARPGTPKVANAPAAGRVCETSLGPFTETIEAYDDSRHIVSYSATGAKMPGFMKGLRNTWHLTPSGNGTKASMTLRADIAFPMNILMGWMMKMQFKKALTETIDDLKVYAETGRPSPRKLKVDASKKAAAARQAMA, encoded by the coding sequence ATGGAGCTGACCATAATACGACAAATAAACGCGCCGCTGGACAAGGTCTGGAACATCGTAGGACCGAACTACACCTCCGCCGGAAACTGGGCCAGCTCGGTCTATGTGTCAGGCGCAAGGCCCGGCACGCCGAAGGTCGCCAATGCCCCGGCAGCGGGGCGCGTCTGCGAAACCTCGCTCGGACCGTTCACGGAAACAATCGAAGCCTATGACGACTCCCGCCATATCGTGTCCTACTCGGCGACCGGGGCGAAGATGCCTGGCTTCATGAAAGGGCTGCGCAATACGTGGCACCTGACCCCCAGCGGCAATGGCACCAAGGCCAGCATGACCCTGCGCGCCGATATCGCCTTTCCTATGAACATACTCATGGGCTGGATGATGAAGATGCAGTTCAAGAAGGCCCTGACCGAGACCATCGACGATCTGAAGGTCTATGCCGAAACAGGTCGACCGTCGCCCCGCAAGCTCAAGGTCGATGCGTCCAAGAAAGCCGCCGCCGCGCGGCAGGCCATGGCCTGA
- a CDS encoding tautomerase family protein, with protein MPTIRVTVPQAAWSKDEKAQIVTKLTDSLNQVAAATGKGDIKQHINVHIEETAEGGYAMGGQVVG; from the coding sequence ATGCCAACCATTCGCGTTACCGTCCCGCAGGCAGCTTGGTCCAAGGACGAGAAGGCTCAGATCGTGACCAAGCTCACCGATAGCCTCAATCAGGTCGCAGCCGCGACCGGCAAGGGCGATATCAAGCAACATATCAACGTCCACATCGAGGAAACCGCCGAAGGCGGCTACGCGATGGGCGGTCAGGTGGTGGGCTGA
- a CDS encoding LysR family transcriptional regulator, translated as MSTDCAGPVIASMQEYAGQPAQMQGVTVRPSERLDWDDLKLILALAEAGYVTRAAEKLRVDQTTIPRRIRRLEDRLDLKLIERIKGGVVLTAAADDLVRIARTVETGIDDALAAPLKAPPVTGTVKLSGTDFMLDLLTDTLVDLGRRFPGLVLDLKPTNAYLSLDRRETDVAIRQAESPHDGLVGRRLPAIDLGIYAPPNLAHDAPGKPWLSWSLPRGVNEIDDVILRHDPQGRIVARVDSMMAQARLCAGGMGCACLPKAFVAAYTELSTLVEISDGPSYPAWVVTHEELRHVPRVREVMKAVAAGLERVAKGGVSF; from the coding sequence ATGTCGACAGATTGCGCCGGGCCGGTTATTGCCTCAATGCAGGAATATGCAGGTCAGCCTGCACAGATGCAGGGGGTGACTGTGAGACCAAGTGAACGACTTGATTGGGACGATCTGAAACTCATCCTTGCCCTGGCAGAGGCGGGCTACGTGACCCGCGCCGCAGAAAAACTGCGGGTCGACCAGACGACGATCCCCCGCCGGATCAGGCGCCTCGAAGACCGGCTCGATCTGAAACTGATCGAACGGATCAAGGGCGGCGTTGTTCTGACTGCCGCTGCCGACGATCTGGTGCGCATCGCCCGCACGGTTGAAACCGGTATCGACGACGCGCTGGCCGCACCGCTGAAAGCCCCACCCGTGACGGGCACGGTCAAACTCTCGGGGACGGACTTCATGCTGGATCTTCTAACCGACACGCTTGTCGATCTCGGGCGACGGTTCCCGGGGCTGGTGCTCGACCTCAAGCCGACCAACGCCTACCTCAGCCTTGACCGGCGTGAAACCGACGTGGCGATCCGGCAGGCCGAAAGCCCCCATGACGGTCTGGTGGGGCGGCGGCTGCCCGCGATCGACCTGGGCATCTACGCGCCGCCAAACCTCGCCCATGATGCGCCGGGCAAGCCTTGGCTATCGTGGTCCCTGCCGCGCGGGGTCAACGAAATCGATGACGTGATCCTGCGCCATGACCCGCAGGGGCGGATCGTCGCGCGCGTCGACAGCATGATGGCGCAGGCTCGCTTATGTGCAGGCGGCATGGGTTGCGCATGTCTGCCAAAGGCCTTTGTCGCGGCATACACAGAGCTTTCGACGCTTGTCGAGATTTCGGACGGGCCGTCCTACCCCGCGTGGGTCGTGACCCATGAGGAACTCCGCCACGTCCCCCGCGTGCGCGAGGTCATGAAAGCTGTAGCGGCAGGATTAGAGCGCGTCGCAAAGGGTGGAGTCTCATTCTGA
- a CDS encoding TetR/AcrR family transcriptional regulator, translating into MARPKSYNRAEVVDRVRDLFWKHGYQGLGIRAIEEETGLGRFAIRTEFGGKEGLMLEALASYTGDTDTYVHQVLRARDDTEAIVEILEGMVTPHPETMRHLGCLMVNTSVENAALDSGPLREATNKHFDTLRDEVAALLIRGRAHGKVRTDVDPASGAEFVKGAVIAAMVLNRAAGDASGGAGFISEAVRTVRSWAESG; encoded by the coding sequence ATGGCACGTCCAAAAAGCTATAACCGCGCCGAGGTCGTCGACCGCGTCCGAGACCTGTTCTGGAAACACGGCTACCAGGGCTTGGGCATTCGCGCTATCGAGGAGGAGACCGGCCTCGGCCGCTTTGCAATCCGTACGGAATTCGGAGGTAAGGAAGGGCTAATGCTGGAGGCGCTGGCCTCTTATACGGGCGATACTGACACCTATGTCCATCAGGTGCTTCGTGCACGCGACGATACCGAAGCCATCGTCGAAATCTTGGAGGGCATGGTCACGCCGCATCCGGAGACCATGCGGCATCTCGGATGCCTGATGGTCAACACTTCGGTCGAGAACGCAGCCCTTGATAGTGGCCCACTGCGAGAAGCAACAAACAAGCATTTCGATACGCTAAGAGATGAGGTTGCGGCCCTGCTGATCCGCGGGCGTGCACATGGCAAGGTGCGCACCGACGTCGATCCCGCCTCTGGCGCCGAGTTCGTCAAGGGCGCGGTGATCGCAGCAATGGTGTTGAACCGCGCAGCTGGCGATGCGTCAGGCGGAGCGGGTTTCATAAGCGAAGCGGTACGGACAGTCAGGAGCTGGGCAGAATCAGGCTAA
- a CDS encoding alpha/beta fold hydrolase, protein MKHLLLSTALLFAATQASLAETPRETHRAMLDRANIGGHGIAYLDLGHPDDPAVMLLHGIPTSSYLYRDVAPRIAAAGYRVIVPDLLGHGASDRPDDMAVYATEARAARMLELADSLGIERFALVLHDVGGMTGWSMVGQAPERLTSIAATNTLAGLDGVTPTPLVMQMMAGQVSPMDAFADLDDPAVAREMAQMWMDQGYSGPGTAPAQEVDAYGTDLVGAGAAYSAFFGMAVPAFMQGGEALAADLAAYDGPTAIIFGEQDRFFAPDIVIPDLAAKLGTDEGDITRIPDAGHFLQTQAPDAYVAALTAFLNKNLEN, encoded by the coding sequence ATGAAACATCTACTCCTTTCCACCGCGCTTCTCTTTGCGGCAACGCAGGCATCCTTGGCTGAAACGCCACGCGAGACACATCGCGCGATGCTCGACCGCGCCAACATTGGCGGTCACGGTATCGCTTATCTCGACCTTGGCCACCCTGACGATCCTGCTGTCATGCTGCTGCATGGCATCCCGACATCGTCCTACCTTTATCGTGACGTCGCCCCGCGTATTGCCGCCGCAGGCTACCGCGTGATCGTCCCCGACCTTTTGGGACACGGTGCATCTGACCGCCCCGACGATATGGCTGTCTATGCGACTGAGGCCCGCGCCGCTCGCATGTTAGAGCTGGCAGACTCACTCGGAATTGAACGCTTTGCGCTGGTTCTTCATGACGTCGGTGGCATGACAGGTTGGTCGATGGTGGGGCAGGCACCTGAACGGCTAACATCCATTGCCGCCACCAATACCCTGGCAGGTCTCGATGGGGTCACGCCCACGCCACTGGTCATGCAGATGATGGCGGGTCAGGTCTCACCCATGGACGCCTTCGCCGATCTGGACGACCCGGCAGTCGCGCGCGAGATGGCGCAGATGTGGATGGACCAGGGCTATTCCGGACCCGGCACAGCACCTGCACAAGAGGTTGACGCCTACGGTACGGATCTGGTCGGGGCAGGGGCCGCCTACAGTGCCTTCTTCGGCATGGCCGTCCCTGCCTTCATGCAGGGTGGGGAGGCGCTGGCCGCCGATCTGGCCGCCTACGACGGGCCGACTGCCATCATCTTCGGTGAACAGGACCGCTTTTTCGCGCCCGATATCGTCATTCCTGATCTCGCCGCCAAGCTTGGCACGGACGAGGGCGACATTACTCGCATTCCCGATGCCGGACACTTCCTGCAGACCCAGGCACCCGACGCCTATGTCGCAGCACTTACTGCCTTCCTCAATAAAAATCTGGAGAACTGA
- a CDS encoding SRPBCC family protein, translated as MAKVTTRREIDAPASEVWKSLDDYGGIAKWNDNLAASRILPGSAETGLGAKRQCDLKADGSQYLRETINQYEPGRKLGLVIDDTTMPMKGATCLFEVREIGPNKSELIFTMDFKPPMGPIGMLMLPMMKPMLRGKMAKALDGNARHVERLFA; from the coding sequence ATGGCCAAAGTCACCACACGCCGCGAGATCGACGCCCCCGCTTCCGAGGTCTGGAAAAGCCTCGACGACTACGGCGGTATCGCGAAATGGAACGACAACCTCGCCGCCTCGCGCATTCTGCCGGGCAGCGCCGAAACAGGTCTGGGCGCAAAACGCCAGTGCGATCTGAAGGCGGACGGCAGTCAATACCTGCGCGAGACCATCAACCAATACGAGCCGGGCCGTAAGCTGGGCCTTGTGATTGACGACACAACCATGCCGATGAAAGGCGCGACCTGCCTGTTCGAGGTTCGCGAGATCGGGCCGAACAAGAGCGAGCTGATCTTCACGATGGACTTCAAACCGCCCATGGGCCCGATCGGCATGCTGATGCTGCCGATGATGAAGCCGATGCTGCGCGGCAAAATGGCCAAGGCGCTCGATGGTAATGCCCGCCATGTCGAACGTTTGTTTGCCTAA
- a CDS encoding SRPBCC family protein codes for MTKTSASVSFATHIDAPLDAVRAAVHDPAWSNWIPFLKSDTCHGDTAGSARVCVMAHPDPQLDGYELRETIVENDRDTGRFGYAIKNPPFPVENLGGVVTTEQTDNGVLAIWTAHFDADPAVLEEIRPMMVQSYHAAFQGLESHANKA; via the coding sequence ATGACCAAGACATCCGCTTCCGTCAGCTTTGCGACCCATATCGACGCGCCACTCGACGCCGTTCGTGCCGCCGTGCACGACCCGGCATGGAGCAACTGGATACCGTTCCTGAAATCCGACACCTGTCATGGTGACACCGCAGGGTCTGCGCGTGTCTGCGTCATGGCGCATCCCGACCCGCAGCTTGATGGTTATGAGCTGCGGGAGACCATCGTGGAGAACGACCGGGATACTGGCCGTTTCGGCTATGCCATCAAAAACCCGCCTTTCCCGGTCGAAAACCTGGGCGGCGTTGTGACGACCGAACAGACCGACAACGGTGTTCTCGCAATCTGGACGGCGCATTTTGACGCCGACCCCGCGGTGCTGGAGGAGATCAGACCGATGATGGTCCAGTCCTATCACGCTGCATTCCAAGGCCTCGAAAGTCACGCGAACAAGGCGTAA
- a CDS encoding TetR/AcrR family transcriptional regulator, which translates to MPRPRTYDPDEALDAAMLLFWKRGFAEASYDDLTKATGVSRKSLYATFGDKRSLFLKSLERYRRTQAVTILSELDSEDASLATITALFEQIGAIAKSPAGRTGCLMANTANDETAHDPDVHDQIERHLSRTSARFRTALGRAGVAQDRAGPLGDYLTGLLQGLFVLAHAGAPAHMIDATVSEGLRAVQS; encoded by the coding sequence ATGCCACGCCCACGCACATATGATCCTGATGAGGCACTCGACGCAGCGATGCTCCTGTTCTGGAAGCGGGGCTTTGCCGAGGCATCCTACGACGATCTTACCAAAGCAACCGGAGTCAGCCGCAAGAGCCTTTATGCGACTTTCGGAGACAAGCGTTCCCTTTTCCTCAAATCCCTCGAACGCTACCGCAGGACACAAGCCGTCACCATTCTTTCCGAACTCGATAGCGAAGACGCAAGCCTGGCCACGATCACGGCCTTGTTCGAACAGATCGGCGCAATTGCCAAGTCGCCCGCAGGGCGCACGGGATGTCTGATGGCCAATACAGCCAATGACGAAACGGCCCATGATCCGGATGTTCATGACCAGATCGAACGTCACCTGTCGCGCACCAGCGCGCGGTTTCGCACGGCGCTTGGTCGCGCGGGTGTCGCGCAAGACCGGGCCGGGCCGTTGGGGGACTACTTAACGGGATTGCTTCAGGGTCTGTTCGTTCTCGCGCATGCCGGTGCGCCCGCGCACATGATCGACGCCACTGTTTCGGAGGGCCTGCGGGCGGTACAGTCGTGA
- a CDS encoding SDR family oxidoreductase, whose amino-acid sequence MTTSETRTLVLGATGHVGSQVIKALLKRGRPVRALVRKPHAKVHGAEGLGDLDYAVGDLADRESLRRALDGVDIVVSSANGIIPSGKTMSVKSINRDGHDALIEEAERAGVRQFVQSSVPTWEREHTVPEMAGKRALEARLAASSIPATIVRNPAFMDVWLVMGGCRQLIGPDPHATTRRPYGFMRMWQAMTGNLVTRRGVLLAPGGGRHGAPFIATRDVAEILAGAVGRDDCLNRIIEAGGPEWVTWREVAEKLSRKTGRKVRPVPMKAWFAATGQGAMRPIMPSAANVLALVKLVAAHQPRWEDPPIVEELGLPEQMTLDRYIEQNWNTN is encoded by the coding sequence ATGACTACATCGGAAACCCGAACCCTCGTTCTCGGTGCGACCGGGCATGTTGGCTCACAAGTCATCAAGGCACTATTGAAGCGCGGTCGGCCCGTCCGGGCGCTCGTGCGCAAGCCGCACGCGAAGGTCCACGGTGCGGAGGGCTTGGGCGATCTGGACTACGCCGTGGGGGATCTCGCCGACCGCGAAAGCCTGCGCCGGGCGCTCGATGGTGTCGATATCGTCGTGTCTTCGGCGAATGGTATCATCCCGTCCGGCAAGACCATGTCGGTCAAGTCCATCAACCGTGACGGCCACGACGCGCTGATCGAAGAGGCAGAACGCGCAGGTGTTCGACAGTTTGTCCAGTCTTCCGTTCCGACATGGGAAAGAGAACACACCGTGCCGGAGATGGCGGGCAAGCGGGCGCTGGAAGCGCGGCTCGCGGCATCCTCCATTCCGGCGACGATTGTGCGCAATCCGGCGTTCATGGATGTCTGGCTGGTCATGGGCGGCTGTCGCCAGCTGATCGGTCCCGATCCCCATGCAACAACGCGCCGCCCTTATGGCTTCATGCGGATGTGGCAGGCAATGACAGGCAATCTTGTCACCCGGCGCGGTGTGCTGCTCGCCCCCGGCGGGGGCCGCCACGGCGCACCCTTCATCGCGACCCGCGATGTGGCCGAAATCTTGGCAGGAGCCGTCGGGCGCGATGATTGCCTAAATCGTATTATCGAGGCGGGCGGGCCGGAGTGGGTCACGTGGCGCGAGGTGGCAGAGAAGCTGTCTCGCAAGACCGGACGCAAGGTGCGACCGGTCCCGATGAAGGCATGGTTCGCGGCGACAGGGCAAGGTGCGATGCGGCCGATCATGCCCTCGGCGGCCAATGTCCTCGCCCTCGTCAAACTCGTCGCCGCCCACCAGCCGCGATGGGAAGACCCGCCCATCGTGGAGGAGCTGGGTTTGCCCGAACAGATGACCCTCGACCGGTACATTGAACAGAACTGGAACACCAACTGA
- a CDS encoding TetR/AcrR family transcriptional regulator, which translates to MARQIAYDPIALRTNLLSVFWRQGYAETSLNDLEAATGLNRRQLYNGPGDKLAMFLKAMDDFADQAGRMFLAPLEVETAGVREIANLLNTFVELSQAKEGPKGCLVCSVSQEEVSAVPEVHTRAEAYFDRIKAAYRNALTQAAKRNEVNLNSEDIAQRNARLFAAHVALCILGRAGRPVDELRAIAADAVADLS; encoded by the coding sequence ATGGCACGCCAAATTGCATACGATCCAATAGCCCTGCGGACCAACCTTTTGTCGGTGTTCTGGCGACAGGGCTACGCGGAAACGTCGCTCAACGACCTTGAGGCAGCGACGGGGCTGAATCGTCGGCAGCTCTACAATGGGCCAGGCGATAAGCTCGCTATGTTTTTAAAGGCGATGGATGATTTCGCTGACCAGGCTGGGCGCATGTTTCTGGCCCCTCTTGAGGTTGAAACGGCAGGCGTGCGCGAGATCGCAAACCTGCTAAACACCTTTGTGGAGCTGTCACAAGCAAAGGAAGGCCCTAAGGGGTGTCTCGTTTGCAGCGTTTCGCAAGAAGAGGTCTCGGCGGTTCCGGAAGTGCACACTCGTGCGGAAGCCTATTTCGACCGGATCAAGGCAGCTTATCGCAATGCGCTGACCCAAGCGGCGAAGCGGAACGAGGTCAATTTAAATTCTGAAGACATTGCCCAGCGCAACGCTCGGCTGTTTGCGGCGCACGTGGCGCTGTGCATCCTTGGTCGGGCCGGACGCCCCGTCGATGAGCTTCGTGCCATCGCCGCGGATGCGGTGGCCGATCTAAGCTGA